One stretch of Chryseobacterium indologenes DNA includes these proteins:
- a CDS encoding outer membrane beta-barrel family protein: MNKTLLFLCLPMVMLAQKQKVEGTVMNTENEKLSAVNVVLYNSRNELIKELKTDGNGGFILEGINEQDVKLVVKNNGYSLFEKNLDLEKPEALQIILKRESKEIKGVVMTQRKPLVKRKVDRLEFNVENSNISSLNAWEILKNTPGVTINNNVLTVKGSTGILVTINDKKVMLTGDELKNLLENTQGDEVKSIEVITNPPAKYEASGSAVLNIVMKKNRIEGYRGILSSKYIQTQYAKAVFGLSQYYKKDKLSVMASYYKGMGTYFREGSDYVSYAESQTRWISIMNRKDKNTNQNTLNFNVEYELDSLTNLSLNYSGYFSPKSHGIYDVPTLIYNSQDVVESHYRTLNDHESSSTNNSVSFQIDRKLNKKSNLSWINYFTGNSSGKYQNVATHLDFAGSPPREENFFTQNKADVQLFSTQLDYQWKEDKLELESGAKYSVVKTNSKLDFSDNENGLIEYRLEKSSDFNYKEYNFALYSSMSYNIGNWNFKGGLRAEMTNLEGIVSEPYNRNKSNYWSFFPTFYAQYTTENKHEFGFSYGKRISRPSYSWLNPAKSYYNLFSYFQGDSQLKATIIHNLNLSYSWKDWHLDLYYRKELYPSMEISYQVPETNNVVYNFTNIEKGQAFGLSLYKNFQIKPWWSVVLSENLEDNENYFNGVDGVLYQNKVWNWMSNISSSFTLDKNSDWKMEIGHRYFSPGIQGPFRISSSWSAYFVLNRKFFNKKLEAAFIVSDIFKTTRQKVVTKYANQDNYFLDYSDTQGFTLSLKYNFGNQSVKNAKTIRKISEQDRL; the protein is encoded by the coding sequence ATGAACAAAACTCTTCTTTTTCTGTGTCTTCCGATGGTGATGCTGGCTCAAAAACAAAAAGTTGAAGGAACAGTGATGAATACCGAAAACGAAAAGCTCTCAGCAGTAAATGTGGTACTGTATAATTCCAGAAATGAATTAATCAAGGAGTTAAAAACCGATGGGAATGGAGGGTTTATTCTCGAAGGTATTAATGAACAGGATGTAAAGTTGGTAGTGAAGAATAACGGGTATTCTTTATTTGAAAAGAATCTGGATCTGGAAAAACCTGAAGCTTTACAGATTATTTTAAAAAGAGAATCTAAGGAGATAAAAGGAGTGGTGATGACTCAGCGGAAGCCATTGGTGAAAAGGAAGGTAGATCGTTTGGAGTTTAATGTAGAAAATAGCAATATCTCATCACTTAATGCATGGGAAATCTTAAAGAACACACCTGGTGTCACTATAAATAATAATGTATTAACCGTGAAAGGAAGCACTGGAATTTTGGTCACAATTAATGACAAAAAAGTAATGCTGACTGGTGACGAGCTTAAAAACCTTTTGGAAAATACGCAGGGAGATGAGGTGAAATCGATAGAGGTAATTACCAATCCACCTGCAAAATATGAAGCTTCAGGAAGTGCAGTGTTGAATATAGTGATGAAAAAGAACAGGATTGAAGGTTATCGCGGAATCTTGTCTTCAAAATATATTCAAACCCAGTATGCAAAAGCAGTTTTCGGACTGTCACAATATTATAAAAAGGATAAGCTTTCCGTTATGGCAAGCTATTACAAAGGGATGGGAACTTATTTCCGTGAAGGATCAGACTATGTAAGCTATGCTGAAAGTCAGACCCGATGGATAAGTATAATGAACCGGAAGGATAAAAACACTAACCAGAATACTCTGAATTTTAATGTGGAGTATGAATTGGACAGTTTGACCAATTTGAGCCTCAACTATTCAGGGTATTTTTCTCCAAAGTCTCATGGAATTTATGATGTACCTACATTGATCTATAACAGTCAGGATGTTGTAGAATCTCATTATAGAACATTGAACGATCATGAATCAAGTTCAACTAACAATTCGGTGAGCTTTCAAATCGATCGAAAACTGAATAAAAAAAGTAATCTATCCTGGATCAATTATTTTACAGGTAATAGTTCCGGTAAATATCAGAATGTAGCTACCCATTTGGATTTTGCTGGTAGTCCACCAAGGGAGGAAAATTTCTTCACTCAAAATAAAGCTGATGTTCAGTTGTTTTCTACTCAATTAGACTATCAATGGAAAGAGGATAAGCTGGAACTGGAATCTGGCGCGAAGTATAGTGTTGTAAAGACAAACAGTAAGCTTGATTTCTCGGATAATGAAAATGGATTGATAGAATACCGACTTGAAAAAAGCAGTGACTTTAACTATAAAGAATATAATTTTGCCCTGTATTCCTCGATGTCTTACAATATTGGGAATTGGAATTTTAAAGGTGGGCTTCGTGCAGAAATGACCAACCTTGAAGGAATTGTTTCTGAACCTTATAATCGTAATAAAAGTAACTATTGGAGCTTTTTCCCAACTTTCTATGCTCAGTATACCACAGAAAATAAACATGAATTTGGATTTTCTTATGGGAAAAGGATCAGTAGACCTTCGTACTCATGGCTTAACCCTGCAAAATCTTATTATAATCTCTTTTCCTACTTCCAGGGAGATTCTCAGTTGAAAGCAACTATTATTCATAATCTTAATCTTTCATACTCCTGGAAAGACTGGCATCTTGATCTGTATTATCGTAAGGAGTTATATCCTTCTATGGAGATTTCCTACCAAGTGCCGGAAACTAATAATGTGGTTTATAATTTTACCAATATTGAAAAAGGGCAGGCATTTGGACTGAGTTTATATAAAAACTTCCAGATAAAGCCTTGGTGGAGTGTTGTTCTGTCTGAAAACCTGGAGGATAACGAGAATTATTTCAATGGAGTAGATGGTGTTTTGTACCAGAATAAAGTTTGGAACTGGATGTCTAATATTTCGTCTAGCTTTACTCTGGATAAAAACAGTGACTGGAAAATGGAAATAGGTCACCGATATTTTTCTCCGGGAATACAGGGACCTTTCAGAATTTCCAGCAGTTGGTCTGCTTATTTTGTGTTGAATAGAAAGTTTTTCAATAAAAAACTAGAAGCAGCATTCATTGTAAGTGATATTTTCAAAACCACACGTCAGAAAGTTGTTACCAAATATGCCAATCAAGATAATTATTTTCTGGATTACTCTGATACACAAGGGTTCACATTATCATTAAAATACAATTTTGGAAATCAATCTGTCAAGAATGCAAAAACAATCAGAAAAATATCTGAACAGGATAGGCTTTAG
- a CDS encoding M1 family metallopeptidase produces MKRIFSGMLVVASLLQLSAQELYMPRNIKRAYEQGTRDISGAPGKNYWQNKGIYNVDVKVDANTKTVSGKETIIYANNSPDHLNELAIRFVNNLHKPQSPRSGSVSKDFLSTGLKIKSFIVNGEKYDIDSEDWGTVEKVKLKSVLKSKSKAEIKIEWEYPLSVKSGREGQIDPETFYVAYSFPRISVYDDYNGWDMLPHSDRQEFYNDFNDYSFAITAPKNYVVWATGDFLNPEAVLQPEYLKRYKASLKSDKLMHIATEQEMKSGNVTQQNKWNVWKFKANHITDFCFALSNHYVWDAASVQLKTKRASVQAGYKAGAKDFEHYVDWMRYNLDWFSKNWPGVEYPYNVMTAIQGYADMEYPMMINDTSIPDDLQDARLTADHEIAHTYFPFYMGINETRYAFMDEGWATTLEYLIGMDENGEAKAKEFYKNFRVKKWINDPSAEQDQPIITMSTQVSGLGYGNNSYVKSSLSYLALKDYLGDELFKKALHHYMDNWNGKHPVPWDYFNSMNAGSGKNLNWFFQNWFYTNNYIDLKVAGASQMNDLLTVNVVNVGGFAIPFDAVLSYEDGTTEKLHFSPSVWEKDQKLTDLMIPIKKKVKSVLLDGDIFMDYTPGDNSKTL; encoded by the coding sequence ATGAAGAGAATTTTTTCTGGAATGCTGGTAGTTGCTTCATTGCTGCAACTCTCTGCTCAGGAATTGTATATGCCGAGAAATATTAAAAGAGCTTATGAACAAGGAACCCGTGATATTTCTGGTGCACCTGGCAAAAACTACTGGCAGAATAAAGGGATATATAATGTAGACGTAAAAGTGGATGCCAATACAAAAACTGTCTCCGGAAAAGAAACAATTATTTATGCCAATAATAGTCCGGATCATCTTAACGAATTGGCGATAAGATTTGTAAATAACCTACACAAGCCACAATCTCCAAGATCAGGGTCGGTTTCTAAAGACTTCTTGTCTACCGGATTGAAGATCAAATCATTTATTGTGAATGGTGAAAAATATGACATCGATAGTGAGGATTGGGGAACTGTTGAAAAAGTAAAATTAAAATCAGTTTTAAAATCAAAATCTAAAGCTGAGATTAAAATAGAATGGGAATATCCACTTTCTGTGAAGAGTGGAAGAGAAGGACAGATTGATCCTGAAACATTCTATGTAGCATATTCTTTCCCTAGAATTTCTGTATATGACGATTATAACGGGTGGGATATGCTTCCTCATTCCGACAGACAGGAGTTTTATAATGACTTCAATGATTATAGCTTTGCTATTACCGCCCCAAAGAATTATGTAGTGTGGGCAACCGGAGATTTCCTGAATCCGGAAGCAGTTCTTCAGCCTGAATATTTGAAAAGATATAAAGCTTCATTGAAAAGTGATAAGCTCATGCACATTGCGACAGAACAGGAAATGAAATCAGGAAATGTTACCCAGCAAAATAAATGGAATGTCTGGAAGTTTAAAGCCAATCATATTACGGATTTTTGTTTTGCCTTGAGCAATCATTATGTTTGGGATGCTGCCAGTGTTCAGCTTAAAACCAAAAGAGCAAGTGTTCAGGCGGGGTATAAAGCAGGAGCAAAAGACTTTGAACATTATGTAGACTGGATGCGTTATAACCTGGATTGGTTTTCCAAAAACTGGCCGGGAGTAGAATATCCTTATAATGTAATGACCGCTATCCAGGGATATGCAGATATGGAATATCCGATGATGATTAATGATACTAGTATTCCGGACGACCTTCAGGACGCGAGGCTTACGGCAGATCATGAAATTGCACATACCTACTTTCCTTTCTATATGGGGATCAACGAAACCAGATATGCTTTTATGGACGAGGGATGGGCTACTACTTTAGAGTATTTGATAGGAATGGATGAGAATGGTGAAGCGAAAGCAAAAGAATTCTACAAAAACTTCCGTGTAAAAAAATGGATCAATGATCCTTCAGCAGAACAGGATCAGCCAATCATTACCATGAGTACGCAGGTAAGTGGTTTGGGATATGGGAATAATTCTTATGTGAAATCATCTCTATCTTATCTTGCACTAAAGGATTATCTGGGAGATGAATTATTCAAGAAAGCATTACATCATTATATGGATAACTGGAACGGAAAACATCCGGTTCCATGGGATTATTTCAATTCTATGAATGCAGGTTCCGGTAAAAACCTGAACTGGTTCTTCCAAAATTGGTTTTATACCAACAATTATATAGATCTAAAAGTGGCAGGAGCATCGCAAATGAATGACCTGCTTACCGTAAATGTAGTCAATGTTGGAGGATTTGCCATTCCGTTTGATGCTGTCTTGTCTTATGAAGATGGTACAACTGAGAAATTGCATTTTTCACCGTCTGTGTGGGAAAAAGATCAAAAATTAACTGATCTTATGATTCCCATTAAGAAAAAGGTAAAATCTGTATTGCTGGATGGAGATATTTTCATGGATTATACACCAGGAGATAACAGTAAAACTTTATAA